One genomic window of Paramormyrops kingsleyae isolate MSU_618 chromosome 22, PKINGS_0.4, whole genome shotgun sequence includes the following:
- the mrtfbb gene encoding myocardin-related transcription factor B isoform X1 yields MEPQSMLVEPSPRYEAMTHHLEELSLQPNCSLPPLDQRRNALQLQLQQRRTRQQLADQGIMPPLKSPAVFHERIRSLERARTENFLKQKIRSRPQRSELVRMHILQETAAEPSLQAAQMKLKRARLADDLNEKIAQRPGPMELVEKNILPVDCNVKEAISDPPGGEVGYPQTHDVYTFDEDSGDIPSPERPASQESQGSSASPPAPRPGETPPTAPAQLCPAVSQPTPDLPKPPPPSSSSEQPAGHVTTSPQKPGPTLVKQSQPKLPSDKTRSKKGREARPRVKKFKYHQYMPPEQRAAPGQPAMDSCYSRLLQQQQLFLQLQILSQQQCSGYRAALPADPGPAADGQKSPGVVALPSNGLSAPLLVSLPTATPPHSNHAATSHKPGPLPAKLDDMKVAELKCELKLRGLPVSGTKVDLIERLRPYQEKSSAPDTMDTLQGAAESASLTSPGSPGAGAEETESARGSPMGEDPGPSERDQQLHEKERQIEELMRQLEREQRLVEELKMQLEVEKRHQQGEPRMPSPVKEEGGVSPSCNPIHMAAHKQEKPLAPPGQDQVPMLPQFLLSHQPGASILLPVSLPARSTGPQPQPSLQAAVSTSAPGLIQASIPPMQLQDTEALAAQPHSEVHYMAQTLPASSAPTFQYTHSGQAVTEVPQCFLQSPPDRQPSPGRPPSQALHNGLAKQPPSQPTYILQPTAFTSHAPKIKDPPRYEEAVKQTRGLQASTQVSMATSQQMDDLFDVLIESGEMSPFTRQDPPAPAKTLTACVTTLPVGMVLSRPPPQVHEAPPSCRQPALAPSLPLMDELDHQLLEPPLSPMDTSSLCLPPPSFDGMDWMDLPLVGPLGATPAGGIFSSDIDTHDLQLQWD; encoded by the exons ccCTCCAACTCCAGTTGCAGCAGAGACGCACACGGCAGCAGCTAGCAGACCAGGGCATCATGCCAC CCCTGAAGAGCCCGGCTGTGTTCCACGAACGTATCCGCAGCCTGGAGAGAGCCCGG ACAGAGAATTTCTTGAAGCAGAAGATCCGGAGTCGGCCGCAGCGCTCCGAGCTGGTGCGCATGCACATCCTGCAAG agACGGCGGCCGAGCCCTCACTCCAGGCCGCGCAGATGAAGCTGAAGCGAGCGCGTCTGGCCGACGACCTCAACGAGAAGATCGCGCAGCGGCCCGGCCCCATGGAGCTGGTGGAGAAGAACATCCTGCCTGTGGACTGCAATGTGAAGGAGGCCATTTCCG ATCCCCCAGGCGGCGAGGTGGGGTATCCCCAGACGCACGACGTGTACACCTTCGACGAGGACAGCGGTGACATCCCCTCCCCAGAGCGGCCAGCCAGCCAGGAATCCCAAGGCTCCTCCGCGTCTCCCCCGGCCCCCAGGCCTGGCGAGACCCCCCCCACGGCCCCTGCCCAG CTCTGCCCGGCAGTGTCCCAGCCCACTCCGGACCTccccaagccaccccccccctcatccTCCAGTGAGCAGCCGgcgggtcatgtgaccacatcCCCACAGAAGCCAGGCCCGACTTTGGTGAAG CAAAGCCAGCCCAAGCTGCCCAGCGACAAGACGCGCAGCAAGAAGGGCAGGGAGGCACGTCCGCGCGTCAAGAAGTTCAAGTACCACCAGTACATGCCGCCGGAGCAGCGGGCGGCGCCCGGCCAGCCTGCCATGGACTCCTGCTACTCGCGcctcctgcagcagcagcagctcttCCTGCAGCTGCAGATCCTCAGCCAGCAGCAGTGTAGCGGCTACCGGGCCGCGCTGCCCGCTGACCCCGG GCCGGCAGCTGATGGACAGAAGAGTCCGGGGGTGGTGGCACTGCCCAGTAATGGGCTCTCAGCCCCCTTGCTGGTGTCCCTGCCCACGGCGACCCCCCCACACTCCAACCACGCCGCCACCAGCCACAAGCCCGGACCGCTGCCAGCCAAACTGGATGACATGAAG GTGGCCGAGCTGAAGTGCGAGCTGAAGCTGAGAGGGCTTCCTGTCTCAGGGACCAAGGTGGATCTCATAGAGCGCCTGAGGCCTTACCAGGAGAAGAGCTCAGCCCCCGATACCATGGATAcactgcagggggcagcagagagcgccAGCTTGACTTCCCCTGGATCACCGGGTGCAGGTGCAGAGGAGACTGAGTCCGCACGTGGCTCGCCCATGGGGGAGGACCCTGGGCCGTCAGAGAGGGACCAGCAGCTCCACGAGAAGGAGCGTCAGATCGAGGAGCTCATGCGACAGCTGGAACGCGAACAGCGGCTGGTCGAAGAGCTAAAGATGCAGCTGGAGGTGGAAAAGcgccaccagcagggggagccaaGAATGCCCTCCCCCGTGAAGGAAGAGGGTGGGGTGTCCCCGAGCTGCAACCCCATCCACATGGCGGCACACAAGCAGGAGAAGCCGCTTGCGCCCCCAGGACAGGACCAGGTGCCCATGCTACCGCAGTTCCTCCTCAGTCACCAACCTGGGGCCTCGATCCTGCTTCCCGTTTCCCTCCCTGCCCGCAGCACTGGCCCGCAG ccacagcCATCCCTGCAGGCTGCTGTGTCCACTTCAGCCCCAGGTCTCATCCAGGCCTCCATTCCTCCGATGCAGCTTCAGGACACGGAGGCTTTGGCGGCCCAACCCCACAGTGAGGTCCATTATATGGCCCAG acccTCCCAGCAAGCTCTGCCCCCACTTTCCAGTACACTCACAGTGGCCAGGCTGTGACGGAGGTCCCCCAGTGCTTTCTGCAGTCCCCCCCAGACCGGCAGCCATCTCCTGGGCGTCCCCCCAGCCAGGCGCTGCATAACGGCCTGGCGAAGCAG CCTCCCTCCCAGCCCACCTACATCCTCCAACCAACCGCCTTCACCAGCCACGCCCCCAAGATCAAAGACCCACCCCGCTATGAAGAGGCCGTCAAGCAGACCCGTGGCCTCCAGGCCTCCACACag GTTTCCATGGCGACCAGCCAGCAGATGGACGATCTGTTTGACGTCCTGATCGAGAGTGGAG AAATGTCGCCCTTCACCCGACAGGACCCCCCGGCCCCAGCCAAGACGCTGACTGCTTGTGTCACCACGCTGCCCGTGGGGATGGTTCTGTCGCGGCCCCCACCTCAGGTCCACGAGGCCCCCCCTTCGTGCCGCCAGCCTGCTCTCGCTCCCTCGCTGCCCCTGATGGACGAGCTGGACCACCAGCTGCTAgagccccccctctcccccatgGACACGTCCTCGctgtgcctgccccccccctccttcgaTGGCATGGACTGGATGGACCTCCCCCTTGTGGGACCCCTAGGGGCGACCCCAGCAGGGGGGATCTTCTCCTCGGACATTGATACCCATGACCTGCAGCTTCAGTGGGACTGA
- the mrtfbb gene encoding myocardin-related transcription factor B isoform X3, whose protein sequence is MACLSLETPAGCQRTFTPALQLQLQQRRTRQQLADQGIMPPLKSPAVFHERIRSLERARTENFLKQKIRSRPQRSELVRMHILQETAAEPSLQAAQMKLKRARLADDLNEKIAQRPGPMELVEKNILPVDCNVKEAISDPPGGEVGYPQTHDVYTFDEDSGDIPSPERPASQESQGSSASPPAPRPGETPPTAPAQLCPAVSQPTPDLPKPPPPSSSSEQPAGHVTTSPQKPGPTLVKQSQPKLPSDKTRSKKGREARPRVKKFKYHQYMPPEQRAAPGQPAMDSCYSRLLQQQQLFLQLQILSQQQCSGYRAALPADPGPAADGQKSPGVVALPSNGLSAPLLVSLPTATPPHSNHAATSHKPGPLPAKLDDMKVAELKCELKLRGLPVSGTKVDLIERLRPYQEKSSAPDTMDTLQGAAESASLTSPGSPGAGAEETESARGSPMGEDPGPSERDQQLHEKERQIEELMRQLEREQRLVEELKMQLEVEKRHQQGEPRMPSPVKEEGGVSPSCNPIHMAAHKQEKPLAPPGQDQVPMLPQFLLSHQPGASILLPVSLPARSTGPQPQPSLQAAVSTSAPGLIQASIPPMQLQDTEALAAQPHSEVHYMAQTLPASSAPTFQYTHSGQAVTEVPQCFLQSPPDRQPSPGRPPSQALHNGLAKQPPSQPTYILQPTAFTSHAPKIKDPPRYEEAVKQTRGLQASTQVSMATSQQMDDLFDVLIESGEMSPFTRQDPPAPAKTLTACVTTLPVGMVLSRPPPQVHEAPPSCRQPALAPSLPLMDELDHQLLEPPLSPMDTSSLCLPPPSFDGMDWMDLPLVGPLGATPAGGIFSSDIDTHDLQLQWD, encoded by the exons ccCTCCAACTCCAGTTGCAGCAGAGACGCACACGGCAGCAGCTAGCAGACCAGGGCATCATGCCAC CCCTGAAGAGCCCGGCTGTGTTCCACGAACGTATCCGCAGCCTGGAGAGAGCCCGG ACAGAGAATTTCTTGAAGCAGAAGATCCGGAGTCGGCCGCAGCGCTCCGAGCTGGTGCGCATGCACATCCTGCAAG agACGGCGGCCGAGCCCTCACTCCAGGCCGCGCAGATGAAGCTGAAGCGAGCGCGTCTGGCCGACGACCTCAACGAGAAGATCGCGCAGCGGCCCGGCCCCATGGAGCTGGTGGAGAAGAACATCCTGCCTGTGGACTGCAATGTGAAGGAGGCCATTTCCG ATCCCCCAGGCGGCGAGGTGGGGTATCCCCAGACGCACGACGTGTACACCTTCGACGAGGACAGCGGTGACATCCCCTCCCCAGAGCGGCCAGCCAGCCAGGAATCCCAAGGCTCCTCCGCGTCTCCCCCGGCCCCCAGGCCTGGCGAGACCCCCCCCACGGCCCCTGCCCAG CTCTGCCCGGCAGTGTCCCAGCCCACTCCGGACCTccccaagccaccccccccctcatccTCCAGTGAGCAGCCGgcgggtcatgtgaccacatcCCCACAGAAGCCAGGCCCGACTTTGGTGAAG CAAAGCCAGCCCAAGCTGCCCAGCGACAAGACGCGCAGCAAGAAGGGCAGGGAGGCACGTCCGCGCGTCAAGAAGTTCAAGTACCACCAGTACATGCCGCCGGAGCAGCGGGCGGCGCCCGGCCAGCCTGCCATGGACTCCTGCTACTCGCGcctcctgcagcagcagcagctcttCCTGCAGCTGCAGATCCTCAGCCAGCAGCAGTGTAGCGGCTACCGGGCCGCGCTGCCCGCTGACCCCGG GCCGGCAGCTGATGGACAGAAGAGTCCGGGGGTGGTGGCACTGCCCAGTAATGGGCTCTCAGCCCCCTTGCTGGTGTCCCTGCCCACGGCGACCCCCCCACACTCCAACCACGCCGCCACCAGCCACAAGCCCGGACCGCTGCCAGCCAAACTGGATGACATGAAG GTGGCCGAGCTGAAGTGCGAGCTGAAGCTGAGAGGGCTTCCTGTCTCAGGGACCAAGGTGGATCTCATAGAGCGCCTGAGGCCTTACCAGGAGAAGAGCTCAGCCCCCGATACCATGGATAcactgcagggggcagcagagagcgccAGCTTGACTTCCCCTGGATCACCGGGTGCAGGTGCAGAGGAGACTGAGTCCGCACGTGGCTCGCCCATGGGGGAGGACCCTGGGCCGTCAGAGAGGGACCAGCAGCTCCACGAGAAGGAGCGTCAGATCGAGGAGCTCATGCGACAGCTGGAACGCGAACAGCGGCTGGTCGAAGAGCTAAAGATGCAGCTGGAGGTGGAAAAGcgccaccagcagggggagccaaGAATGCCCTCCCCCGTGAAGGAAGAGGGTGGGGTGTCCCCGAGCTGCAACCCCATCCACATGGCGGCACACAAGCAGGAGAAGCCGCTTGCGCCCCCAGGACAGGACCAGGTGCCCATGCTACCGCAGTTCCTCCTCAGTCACCAACCTGGGGCCTCGATCCTGCTTCCCGTTTCCCTCCCTGCCCGCAGCACTGGCCCGCAG ccacagcCATCCCTGCAGGCTGCTGTGTCCACTTCAGCCCCAGGTCTCATCCAGGCCTCCATTCCTCCGATGCAGCTTCAGGACACGGAGGCTTTGGCGGCCCAACCCCACAGTGAGGTCCATTATATGGCCCAG acccTCCCAGCAAGCTCTGCCCCCACTTTCCAGTACACTCACAGTGGCCAGGCTGTGACGGAGGTCCCCCAGTGCTTTCTGCAGTCCCCCCCAGACCGGCAGCCATCTCCTGGGCGTCCCCCCAGCCAGGCGCTGCATAACGGCCTGGCGAAGCAG CCTCCCTCCCAGCCCACCTACATCCTCCAACCAACCGCCTTCACCAGCCACGCCCCCAAGATCAAAGACCCACCCCGCTATGAAGAGGCCGTCAAGCAGACCCGTGGCCTCCAGGCCTCCACACag GTTTCCATGGCGACCAGCCAGCAGATGGACGATCTGTTTGACGTCCTGATCGAGAGTGGAG AAATGTCGCCCTTCACCCGACAGGACCCCCCGGCCCCAGCCAAGACGCTGACTGCTTGTGTCACCACGCTGCCCGTGGGGATGGTTCTGTCGCGGCCCCCACCTCAGGTCCACGAGGCCCCCCCTTCGTGCCGCCAGCCTGCTCTCGCTCCCTCGCTGCCCCTGATGGACGAGCTGGACCACCAGCTGCTAgagccccccctctcccccatgGACACGTCCTCGctgtgcctgccccccccctccttcgaTGGCATGGACTGGATGGACCTCCCCCTTGTGGGACCCCTAGGGGCGACCCCAGCAGGGGGGATCTTCTCCTCGGACATTGATACCCATGACCTGCAGCTTCAGTGGGACTGA
- the mrtfbb gene encoding myocardin-related transcription factor B isoform X2, translated as MEPQSMLVEPSPRYEAMTHHLEELSLQPNCSLPPLDQRRNALQLQLQQRRTRQQLADQGIMPPLKSPAVFHERIRSLERARTENFLKQKIRSRPQRSELVRMHILQETAAEPSLQAAQMKLKRARLADDLNEKIAQRPGPMELVEKNILPVDCNVKEAISGGEVGYPQTHDVYTFDEDSGDIPSPERPASQESQGSSASPPAPRPGETPPTAPAQLCPAVSQPTPDLPKPPPPSSSSEQPAGHVTTSPQKPGPTLVKQSQPKLPSDKTRSKKGREARPRVKKFKYHQYMPPEQRAAPGQPAMDSCYSRLLQQQQLFLQLQILSQQQCSGYRAALPADPGPAADGQKSPGVVALPSNGLSAPLLVSLPTATPPHSNHAATSHKPGPLPAKLDDMKVAELKCELKLRGLPVSGTKVDLIERLRPYQEKSSAPDTMDTLQGAAESASLTSPGSPGAGAEETESARGSPMGEDPGPSERDQQLHEKERQIEELMRQLEREQRLVEELKMQLEVEKRHQQGEPRMPSPVKEEGGVSPSCNPIHMAAHKQEKPLAPPGQDQVPMLPQFLLSHQPGASILLPVSLPARSTGPQPQPSLQAAVSTSAPGLIQASIPPMQLQDTEALAAQPHSEVHYMAQTLPASSAPTFQYTHSGQAVTEVPQCFLQSPPDRQPSPGRPPSQALHNGLAKQPPSQPTYILQPTAFTSHAPKIKDPPRYEEAVKQTRGLQASTQVSMATSQQMDDLFDVLIESGEMSPFTRQDPPAPAKTLTACVTTLPVGMVLSRPPPQVHEAPPSCRQPALAPSLPLMDELDHQLLEPPLSPMDTSSLCLPPPSFDGMDWMDLPLVGPLGATPAGGIFSSDIDTHDLQLQWD; from the exons ccCTCCAACTCCAGTTGCAGCAGAGACGCACACGGCAGCAGCTAGCAGACCAGGGCATCATGCCAC CCCTGAAGAGCCCGGCTGTGTTCCACGAACGTATCCGCAGCCTGGAGAGAGCCCGG ACAGAGAATTTCTTGAAGCAGAAGATCCGGAGTCGGCCGCAGCGCTCCGAGCTGGTGCGCATGCACATCCTGCAAG agACGGCGGCCGAGCCCTCACTCCAGGCCGCGCAGATGAAGCTGAAGCGAGCGCGTCTGGCCGACGACCTCAACGAGAAGATCGCGCAGCGGCCCGGCCCCATGGAGCTGGTGGAGAAGAACATCCTGCCTGTGGACTGCAATGTGAAGGAGGCCATTTCCG GCGGCGAGGTGGGGTATCCCCAGACGCACGACGTGTACACCTTCGACGAGGACAGCGGTGACATCCCCTCCCCAGAGCGGCCAGCCAGCCAGGAATCCCAAGGCTCCTCCGCGTCTCCCCCGGCCCCCAGGCCTGGCGAGACCCCCCCCACGGCCCCTGCCCAG CTCTGCCCGGCAGTGTCCCAGCCCACTCCGGACCTccccaagccaccccccccctcatccTCCAGTGAGCAGCCGgcgggtcatgtgaccacatcCCCACAGAAGCCAGGCCCGACTTTGGTGAAG CAAAGCCAGCCCAAGCTGCCCAGCGACAAGACGCGCAGCAAGAAGGGCAGGGAGGCACGTCCGCGCGTCAAGAAGTTCAAGTACCACCAGTACATGCCGCCGGAGCAGCGGGCGGCGCCCGGCCAGCCTGCCATGGACTCCTGCTACTCGCGcctcctgcagcagcagcagctcttCCTGCAGCTGCAGATCCTCAGCCAGCAGCAGTGTAGCGGCTACCGGGCCGCGCTGCCCGCTGACCCCGG GCCGGCAGCTGATGGACAGAAGAGTCCGGGGGTGGTGGCACTGCCCAGTAATGGGCTCTCAGCCCCCTTGCTGGTGTCCCTGCCCACGGCGACCCCCCCACACTCCAACCACGCCGCCACCAGCCACAAGCCCGGACCGCTGCCAGCCAAACTGGATGACATGAAG GTGGCCGAGCTGAAGTGCGAGCTGAAGCTGAGAGGGCTTCCTGTCTCAGGGACCAAGGTGGATCTCATAGAGCGCCTGAGGCCTTACCAGGAGAAGAGCTCAGCCCCCGATACCATGGATAcactgcagggggcagcagagagcgccAGCTTGACTTCCCCTGGATCACCGGGTGCAGGTGCAGAGGAGACTGAGTCCGCACGTGGCTCGCCCATGGGGGAGGACCCTGGGCCGTCAGAGAGGGACCAGCAGCTCCACGAGAAGGAGCGTCAGATCGAGGAGCTCATGCGACAGCTGGAACGCGAACAGCGGCTGGTCGAAGAGCTAAAGATGCAGCTGGAGGTGGAAAAGcgccaccagcagggggagccaaGAATGCCCTCCCCCGTGAAGGAAGAGGGTGGGGTGTCCCCGAGCTGCAACCCCATCCACATGGCGGCACACAAGCAGGAGAAGCCGCTTGCGCCCCCAGGACAGGACCAGGTGCCCATGCTACCGCAGTTCCTCCTCAGTCACCAACCTGGGGCCTCGATCCTGCTTCCCGTTTCCCTCCCTGCCCGCAGCACTGGCCCGCAG ccacagcCATCCCTGCAGGCTGCTGTGTCCACTTCAGCCCCAGGTCTCATCCAGGCCTCCATTCCTCCGATGCAGCTTCAGGACACGGAGGCTTTGGCGGCCCAACCCCACAGTGAGGTCCATTATATGGCCCAG acccTCCCAGCAAGCTCTGCCCCCACTTTCCAGTACACTCACAGTGGCCAGGCTGTGACGGAGGTCCCCCAGTGCTTTCTGCAGTCCCCCCCAGACCGGCAGCCATCTCCTGGGCGTCCCCCCAGCCAGGCGCTGCATAACGGCCTGGCGAAGCAG CCTCCCTCCCAGCCCACCTACATCCTCCAACCAACCGCCTTCACCAGCCACGCCCCCAAGATCAAAGACCCACCCCGCTATGAAGAGGCCGTCAAGCAGACCCGTGGCCTCCAGGCCTCCACACag GTTTCCATGGCGACCAGCCAGCAGATGGACGATCTGTTTGACGTCCTGATCGAGAGTGGAG AAATGTCGCCCTTCACCCGACAGGACCCCCCGGCCCCAGCCAAGACGCTGACTGCTTGTGTCACCACGCTGCCCGTGGGGATGGTTCTGTCGCGGCCCCCACCTCAGGTCCACGAGGCCCCCCCTTCGTGCCGCCAGCCTGCTCTCGCTCCCTCGCTGCCCCTGATGGACGAGCTGGACCACCAGCTGCTAgagccccccctctcccccatgGACACGTCCTCGctgtgcctgccccccccctccttcgaTGGCATGGACTGGATGGACCTCCCCCTTGTGGGACCCCTAGGGGCGACCCCAGCAGGGGGGATCTTCTCCTCGGACATTGATACCCATGACCTGCAGCTTCAGTGGGACTGA
- the mrtfbb gene encoding myocardin-related transcription factor B isoform X4: MEPQSMLVEPSPRYEAMTHHLEELSLQPNCSLPPLDQRRNALQLQLQQRRTRQQLADQGIMPPLKSPAVFHERIRSLERARTENFLKQKIRSRPQRSELVRMHILQETAAEPSLQAAQMKLKRARLADDLNEKIAQRPGPMELVEKNILPVDCNVKEAISDPPGGEVGYPQTHDVYTFDEDSGDIPSPERPASQESQGSSASPPAPRPGETPPTAPAQLCPAVSQPTPDLPKPPPPSSSSEQPAGHVTTSPQKPGPTLVKQSQPKLPSDKTRSKKGREARPRVKKFKYHQYMPPEQRAAPGQPAMDSCYSRLLQQQQLFLQLQILSQQQCSGYRAALPADPGPAADGQKSPGVVALPSNGLSAPLLVSLPTATPPHSNHAATSHKPGPLPAKLDDMKVAELKCELKLRGLPVSGTKVDLIERLRPYQEKSSAPDTMDTLQGAAESASLTSPGSPGAGAEETESARGSPMGEDPGPSERDQQLHEKERQIEELMRQLEREQRLVEELKMQLEVEKRHQQGEPRMPSPVKEEGGVSPSCNPIHMAAHKQEKPLAPPGQDQVPMLPQFLLSHQPGASILLPVSLPARSTGPQPQPSLQAAVSTSAPGLIQASIPPMQLQDTEALAAQPHSEVHYMAQPPSQPTYILQPTAFTSHAPKIKDPPRYEEAVKQTRGLQASTQVSMATSQQMDDLFDVLIESGEMSPFTRQDPPAPAKTLTACVTTLPVGMVLSRPPPQVHEAPPSCRQPALAPSLPLMDELDHQLLEPPLSPMDTSSLCLPPPSFDGMDWMDLPLVGPLGATPAGGIFSSDIDTHDLQLQWD, translated from the exons ccCTCCAACTCCAGTTGCAGCAGAGACGCACACGGCAGCAGCTAGCAGACCAGGGCATCATGCCAC CCCTGAAGAGCCCGGCTGTGTTCCACGAACGTATCCGCAGCCTGGAGAGAGCCCGG ACAGAGAATTTCTTGAAGCAGAAGATCCGGAGTCGGCCGCAGCGCTCCGAGCTGGTGCGCATGCACATCCTGCAAG agACGGCGGCCGAGCCCTCACTCCAGGCCGCGCAGATGAAGCTGAAGCGAGCGCGTCTGGCCGACGACCTCAACGAGAAGATCGCGCAGCGGCCCGGCCCCATGGAGCTGGTGGAGAAGAACATCCTGCCTGTGGACTGCAATGTGAAGGAGGCCATTTCCG ATCCCCCAGGCGGCGAGGTGGGGTATCCCCAGACGCACGACGTGTACACCTTCGACGAGGACAGCGGTGACATCCCCTCCCCAGAGCGGCCAGCCAGCCAGGAATCCCAAGGCTCCTCCGCGTCTCCCCCGGCCCCCAGGCCTGGCGAGACCCCCCCCACGGCCCCTGCCCAG CTCTGCCCGGCAGTGTCCCAGCCCACTCCGGACCTccccaagccaccccccccctcatccTCCAGTGAGCAGCCGgcgggtcatgtgaccacatcCCCACAGAAGCCAGGCCCGACTTTGGTGAAG CAAAGCCAGCCCAAGCTGCCCAGCGACAAGACGCGCAGCAAGAAGGGCAGGGAGGCACGTCCGCGCGTCAAGAAGTTCAAGTACCACCAGTACATGCCGCCGGAGCAGCGGGCGGCGCCCGGCCAGCCTGCCATGGACTCCTGCTACTCGCGcctcctgcagcagcagcagctcttCCTGCAGCTGCAGATCCTCAGCCAGCAGCAGTGTAGCGGCTACCGGGCCGCGCTGCCCGCTGACCCCGG GCCGGCAGCTGATGGACAGAAGAGTCCGGGGGTGGTGGCACTGCCCAGTAATGGGCTCTCAGCCCCCTTGCTGGTGTCCCTGCCCACGGCGACCCCCCCACACTCCAACCACGCCGCCACCAGCCACAAGCCCGGACCGCTGCCAGCCAAACTGGATGACATGAAG GTGGCCGAGCTGAAGTGCGAGCTGAAGCTGAGAGGGCTTCCTGTCTCAGGGACCAAGGTGGATCTCATAGAGCGCCTGAGGCCTTACCAGGAGAAGAGCTCAGCCCCCGATACCATGGATAcactgcagggggcagcagagagcgccAGCTTGACTTCCCCTGGATCACCGGGTGCAGGTGCAGAGGAGACTGAGTCCGCACGTGGCTCGCCCATGGGGGAGGACCCTGGGCCGTCAGAGAGGGACCAGCAGCTCCACGAGAAGGAGCGTCAGATCGAGGAGCTCATGCGACAGCTGGAACGCGAACAGCGGCTGGTCGAAGAGCTAAAGATGCAGCTGGAGGTGGAAAAGcgccaccagcagggggagccaaGAATGCCCTCCCCCGTGAAGGAAGAGGGTGGGGTGTCCCCGAGCTGCAACCCCATCCACATGGCGGCACACAAGCAGGAGAAGCCGCTTGCGCCCCCAGGACAGGACCAGGTGCCCATGCTACCGCAGTTCCTCCTCAGTCACCAACCTGGGGCCTCGATCCTGCTTCCCGTTTCCCTCCCTGCCCGCAGCACTGGCCCGCAG ccacagcCATCCCTGCAGGCTGCTGTGTCCACTTCAGCCCCAGGTCTCATCCAGGCCTCCATTCCTCCGATGCAGCTTCAGGACACGGAGGCTTTGGCGGCCCAACCCCACAGTGAGGTCCATTATATGGCCCAG CCTCCCTCCCAGCCCACCTACATCCTCCAACCAACCGCCTTCACCAGCCACGCCCCCAAGATCAAAGACCCACCCCGCTATGAAGAGGCCGTCAAGCAGACCCGTGGCCTCCAGGCCTCCACACag GTTTCCATGGCGACCAGCCAGCAGATGGACGATCTGTTTGACGTCCTGATCGAGAGTGGAG AAATGTCGCCCTTCACCCGACAGGACCCCCCGGCCCCAGCCAAGACGCTGACTGCTTGTGTCACCACGCTGCCCGTGGGGATGGTTCTGTCGCGGCCCCCACCTCAGGTCCACGAGGCCCCCCCTTCGTGCCGCCAGCCTGCTCTCGCTCCCTCGCTGCCCCTGATGGACGAGCTGGACCACCAGCTGCTAgagccccccctctcccccatgGACACGTCCTCGctgtgcctgccccccccctccttcgaTGGCATGGACTGGATGGACCTCCCCCTTGTGGGACCCCTAGGGGCGACCCCAGCAGGGGGGATCTTCTCCTCGGACATTGATACCCATGACCTGCAGCTTCAGTGGGACTGA